The window GTGATTGATAAACATATGGAcccattttaatttatttaaaattataaagaTTATTAGAAACACCAGACTTTTTTTAGAGGAAAATTACATTTTGctaaaaaaaaaagtaagtgtttaaaaaaaatgatatttttaacatttttttaccaattttatttaaataagttttttttagtATTAAATATTCTAGAATAATTATTTTTGTGTATTATGATTTTAACATAAGAATActttcatataaaaatatattattatatgtaaaaaaatccaaaataaaataataataataataaatgatatTTGAATTCTATGACTAATAAGGAGTTAATAATTAAAGATAAAAGCCATGAAATTATTATATAATGATAGATATTAAGAAAGTAATTATCATGTGATAATTAGTTTATTTAAGGGAAAAAGCAAAATAATGATGAGAGGGTCCATTAAGATTATAAATAGGGTCTAATTAGATGGTCCCATtcaaataatataatattaatcTTAAAAAATACTACTAATTAAATGGCAAAAATAAAGCAAAAACTTTATAAGAACTTACGAAATGCTCTACATAAAAGCAATTCTTTTTTGGACAGCCAGGGGTCCGACCCCTCAAAACGCCGAAATCCCGCCTATAAATGCCTAACGAATCTCCATTTTTTCCGGAGAAGAAAAGTCATTGAACGCCGCTTGCGTCTTAAATCCAAAAACCCCTTCTATTtattttcacaaacaaaatcaaCGCTACTATTACTATGTGTCCAACCGGAACTTCCCAATCCCTATGGCCGGCGAGGAATATCTCCGACCTACGCTCTGCATTTGAGGTCCTCGACACCGATCATGACGGAAAGATCAGCCGTGAAGATCTCAAAACATCTTATGCAGACGCCGACGACGAAGTCATCGCCACGATGATGACGGTTGCTGATTCTAACAAGGACGGTTACGTTGAGTACGATGAGTTTGAGAAAGTGTTGAGAAGTGATTACAGCGGCAGCGGCAGCGGCAGCGTGATGGCGGATGTGTTTAAGTCTATGGACAGAGACGGCGACGGAAAGGTAGGGTATGGAGATCTTACGAGTTATCTCAGTTCGGCGGGATTTGAGGTTAATGACGATGAAATCAAAGCGATGCTTGGATTGGGCGGAGTAGACGGTGGTGCCGACGGTGTAACGTTCGACGAATTTCTAAAGATATTGTCGGTTTGATAAATTCTATTGATAAAGATGTCTATGGTGCCTATTTTCTTTGTAAATCAAATTGAAACTAGACGAATTTTAATGTGGTAAAGCTGAAATTATCAattgaaattgattttttttttcaactgcggtttatatttttgttgttttttttcatAACGATTGAAAGCTATTTTATCAATTTGTATGAGAATCAGTTCCAAAGTAAGCTTATAATTTAGGCAACAAAGCCATACCAATTATTCGAAAATGCAGAAATAAGATATCGGCCAAACTAAATTCTAAGGGTTCTATGGTAAAGGTATCATAAAATACACGACAAAAAAATACATGCTTTTACTTTGGGAAGTGATTTCCATTGTACgttcttaattttattttaaattgacTATCACATTTTTCAATTTCATTCAATtaattagttttcaaaaatataaaataattttcGACCTAGTTTAACTAGATTATAACCCGTGTTAAACGTTGGGaacataaattaaatacatatcaTATTGATaggtgaaattttaataaaaaaaatgttagttaGATTCATTTTTAGAGTTTTGAACCAAACttgttaaataaaaatattaaatatttatataagAGCAATTTGGTTTTGTAATACAGtaatttttaacataaatgattcacatgatctttgttttatcaccacatgatctttgttttatcaccacatgatctttgttttatcacgATATGATGTGACTCCTTGATCAAAACATGttatgtaataactttatgaattgAATTTGTTCGATGTACCAACCCCCATGGAGGCTCGCATGGCTCTTTTCATATTGGCCTTGTAAAACCAAAAGCAACAATAAGTTGTTATATGTACCAGCAACCTGCAAAGAAATTCGATAAACATTACAATTAAAGTGcattgtcataaccataaacaTCAGATTCAGACATGTAATTTGGTCAATTTCTAAAGTATTTTTTCCTTATaagaattaaaatatgatttttcaggctacgccgaatcacatatacatatctttTACTTAaagaaattattacaaaaaaataacatattatgaacaaaaaataatattagtttcataatttgccaaaggTTAACATTAATGAATTATAATGAACTTTCACAAATCTTGCATTTTGGTCACCACATCCAAATAACAAATGAAATTCAGTTTAATGGATTGACTCAAGAAGTGCATCCATGACTTCTTGTACCTGAATTTTGGGAAACGCTAAGACCTACTGAGATATGAGGGAGCGGTCTGTAAGGCTACGGTTGGTTTCTGGAGGGCATTATAAATTCAAAATCGTTAGCACATATCTTTAATACATGCTTCAGTTAtcaaatttagatcaaacttgtcaaaatcaaattacacaaaaaaaaaaaaaaaaaagatatgtaACCTagcaatcaaacaacatatttttcatagaaataaATATCACAAATCTACAATTTACACTTTATATAATATTCTTAaattatagagtaaattacacgaatggtccctatggtttggggtaatttacgcctttggtccctaacttatttttttaactcagaaggtccctactatttgtttttgttacgctctTGATCCCCACTGTTTTTTTTTGTTACGCGCtcggtccctgtcttacctaaaaagattattgtttaaatagagaaaaataatggggtaggtaaggtaaggtgaggggtggGGTTacgggtgtgtttatttaaataaattaaaaaattaagggcaaaatagtctttttaggtaagacaaagaccaagcgtgtaacaaaaacaaacaatagggaccttccgagataaaaaaaaaataagtgagggaccaaacacgcatattaccctaaaccataggaacCATTCATGCAATTTACTCTAAATTATATCTTACATTTTCATCTTTAATGGTCACTAACACCTCTTTCTGCTCTATTGTTGTGACATGAAAGAACTATAGAGTACACATGCTTAATCGTACCGACAACAATCAATATTTTTTATGATAAATATTGATATAAGTTTTGTTAACGATAAAAGATAGATTATCTTTTATCTATTTAAGTTAATTTGGTTCCTTTGTAAATCCTttatttgtgtatatatatacctaTAATACTTTGTACAAATTAATAATAAGAATCGGCAATATATTTATCATATGGTATCAACCTAACATAACAGATCCTTCTTTtttctcaacccaacccacacctctcttcttcttcttcttcttcttcttcaatcaaGATCCATGGTTGCCGAACTATCCATGACTACTCTTCTTCACATGCTCACCATTAAACTTACCTCTACCAATTATCTTTTGTGGAAGAATCAAATTTATCCACTCCTCCCTTACGTGGACGATACTTCTCCTTCCCCCTTTCAAACAATCATAGTCGATGGGAAGGAATCCCCTAATCCGGCCTACATCTCCTGGCTCGAAAAAGATCAAACAGTCATGCTTCTTCTTCAATCTTCTCTAACCGAGGAAGCCATGGCTGAAGTTATTGGCGTCACAACTTCTCGAGACACGTGGACCACTCTAGAAAGGGCTTACAACCATCACTCATCTGAACgtatagaaaagttgagtgattCTTTGCGCCAATTGAAGAAAGGTACATCATCTGTCTCTGTTTTTGCCAAAAAAATTTAAATCTCTCTATGATCAATTGATAGCTAATGGACATCTGGTCGATTCTATGGACAAAACTCACTGGTTTTTATGCGGTCTTGGTCCCGCTTTTGAGACGTTTTATACTGCACAACAGGCTGTCGAACCACCGCCCTCCTTTGTTGGTCTTGTCTCTCGGGCTGAAGGGCACGAGCTTTTCTTGGTTTCTCGTCATGGATCTGCCCCACCTGTTGCCGCCTTTTATGCTCAACATCAACCTTCTCGAGGCTGTGGTTCTGGTTCTGGCTCTCGAGGTGGCCGAGGTCGTGGTTCCGGTTTCTCTAGTGGCTGCGGACATGGGAAACGTCCTCCACACTGTCAATTGTGGAGgataataaaaaaaagtaaaatgaaaTATGATGGTAAAAATAATCCAAAAACTATTTAACATAATGTATATTTCATAAATGGATGTTAAGTATATAAACCTCATCTACTTGTTGGAGATCAACAATAACATGAAAATCAAACTTATGAAGGAAATCGTCATTTGCAGAGTAGAGGATGGAGGACAAAGCGTTGCTACAATTAGCATATGTGCTTTCTAGACTGGCTTTGGCAAGAAATCTTAACAATAAAAAAGATGTTATTTTTGTTGCTTTAAAATAGGATCATTGATAAAGATCCTAGTCATGGTGAAGTAATTTGTGATGGAGAACTGTTCTAAAATGATGCATAATGAAGTTAGTATAAATGTATATTCATTTATAGTAAAAGGAAGAatcatattttgaatttttttaaggcGTAAGTTGTGAATCAGAGTAATGAGCAAACATCTATAATAAGATATTTTTCCGTATTGAATAACAACTACCATAGGAGTTTGTTTGTTATTTTCCAAATTGTTAGCAAATTGTTGTGCATACCCATCCCAGAGTGTTAAATTTATTTGTTTGCTTCTATAAAAAaaccaataaataaataaatatacaatATAAAATGACATTATAAAGTAAAATTtgacacaaaattttgaaaagtaaACATACTCTAGATCTTCCAAGCTCAAATTGACTCTCTTTGATAATTTATTTTTCTTGTTCACAAGGGTTCCATTGGGAAGCATCTCACAACATCTCCAATAACATATATTATATAAGATAAAAAAATGGATGATTAGTATATAAAATTCGGTATGGTGAGTGATGGTAAATAACATAATATCGTTGTATAAATCGTTAGATTGTAACATATAAACTAACCAACATGTGTGTTCTCAAAAAAGGTACCATTCAAAATGGTGTTGAAGTTTGCAAAAGAgaatccataaagtgattcagTCCACTCATTGAATGGTGTAACTTTGGTTGTGATATAAATATTGATTTTGTTTTCATTATCAACAAAActatttttgttttgattaaacAAAGTTGTGGATTTTAGATGTAGTAACAACCATCCTCATGAAGCAAACTTTTAAATCTTTCAACCCATCCATTAGTaacctctgccttgaccttccttcCCTAAATGCACAAAAAACCAGTTTAtattagggatgaaagtgggtccaaacccggaccggatggacccaaacccggaaaacccggaaccggttaacgggattttatagaaccggaaaccagaccggtatataggaaccggttccggttcggttccgggtaaagtgggtctagaaccggaaaacccggaaacatcaaagtgggtaggttggaaccggataaagtgggtttagacctgaaaaacccgaaaaaaccggaattttttggtaattacttactacttagtgggttgaactttgaaaattttcatattgatatcccgactttggggagctgtaacttattgaatacgaaaccacaattaacaaaattagagtctaaaatcatgtacaaactctaaaatacactttgGAAAAACCCGCTtgtcaatccgaatttaaacgaatgagatatacttgtgttaatattttcacataatacaaagtacaaaaacaaatagctgaaaagttgaaacttttcagttttgatatcccgacttcggaggactgtaaatcattgaatgttaaaccaaaaatgacaaaattatagtctaaactcatgtacaaactgtaaactagaagttggaaaaaaccatatGTCAATCCgatttcaaacgaattagatatgcatgttttaaaactttcaccgaatacaaaaaactaaaaaactaaaaactttcagctttggtatctcaacttttgacgattgtaagtcaatgaatataaaactaaaaatgacaaatttatagtctagaatcatttacaaactctaaactacatgttggaaaaaaccgtatgtcaattggagttgaaacgaataagatatgcatcttgtaaacatttcacaaaaagtggttctggccctaaaagtggttccggttccaaaaaccggttccggattttagacccggtttacccggacccaatggacccaaacccggattacccggaacccggataaagccattttttaaacccggaaccggactCGATtttatatattccggttctaacgggtctggttccggttcggttccggttccggtccggttttccggttctaaatctcatccctagtttatatattgttatatgtGGTTAGAATGAACTTGTAAGAAAATTCATAAATAAAAAATTGTTATTACCTGTTCATCAATGAGAATCATATCAATTTTTTAAGTCTTTGTTGAAGATCCATAAGCAAGATGTTTTATGAAACAGATTATTCTTACTCTCATGGTAAATTGATTTTTTGAAGCATTAAGTTGGTATATGAATGTAATGTTGCTTTGAACCATGTTTCTGTTTGTGAAAATACTAATCATTGTTAAACACATGTGACTCAACCAAGTAATATGGACCGGGTAAAATAGGCAAAACAGGAACAATTCAAAATTATAGGGTCAGAGTGAAAATATAGTTTTAAGGAAATTTATAACTTTTGACATAACTCAAGGACGCCGAATGTAATTTAGTCTAAAACATATAATATAGAAAGTCTTTTGTATGTaatcaaaatcaaattataaaaataaaataaaattctaatCATCCAAATATTAATGATGTTATATACtttttaaaaatctcataatgcaAACCTGACAATAAAGTTAGTTAGTATAAATAGTTTTTTCTAATGCTCATCAGAAAACATATCATGCAGTAGAAGGGGCAGCAGTGGCGGGGGTAGGGGTATTTCAGGTAAAGAGAACGTATATATAGATGTTGTTCTACCCTCATTCATCATGCAAATAGTATTCAATATAAAGGAGTATTTTTTTTATGTGGTGTATAGAAATATACCAGTTCCATTCATTGATATATATCGTTGTATTTGATTCATGATTACATTTGATTACACAAGTTTCAGGAATGTTGCAAATAGAGGATATAACGTTGATTATACACAGACTCACAAACAAACATAGGTCAACACATTAAAAAAATCGATATAAATGATGTAATTTTGTTTTTGTAAACGAATGAAACTAATATGCTTAAAGtagattaattaatttttttcatgACCTCTCAACAGGAATACAATAATAACAGGTAATAAGAACAGAGTAAATGCAAAAAATTGGAGAATAAGAAAGAGAACAAAGTAAAGAAAGAACCTAAAAAAAAGAATTGGAGAAGAAGATCGCTGAAGAAGAACACTGTAAATCGTAGGGCTCAATCCAAAATCCTAAGAATAACAACTTCAATGTAATCgtataaaaatgtttttgaataaaaaaaatcattatctTCAGAAAAAAATTGGGATCCTAAGATATTATCTAAGAGATTTTCGGATAttcatttggaaaaaaaattaagataTCAGTTATAgtgattcaaaattttaaattaattgatttgcttatttaatgagttttatAATTCAAACCAATATCTGAAACTGATTCATTTTATGTGAGATATACTGTGAATAatattgattttaattttaactcTCACATAGTTTGCTGATTTAATgggattagattagattttataTGTTAATAACcgaattattgatatgcttatttaatgagtttttcAAGAAAGAAAGAAGCTAAACGGATTTGAATTTTGAAGCAAAAAACTATAAATAAGAAAGTTAAATTAGGGacaatattaattagagaaactgatatctggtatataaatagaatgatctgctttaattgataacataattattgaatttaaatattctataattattaaaaattctataattaaatataattgtgtttgaattttatttggggaagatgatgtcagcaatttgatctaagggtgaaaAACaaaagattgaaatacaatcaaaggCCCTGATTGCTTCATTGATGATTATTTTTTAATCATATTAGAGATAACcgaattattgatatgcttatttaacgagttttcaaaaaaaaaaaaaaaaaaaaaaaaaaaaaaaaaaaaaaaactaaacgaatttgaattttgaaaccaaaaactataaataaggaAGTTAAATTAGGGacaatattaattagagaaaactGATATCTGGtatataaataaaatgatatgCTTTAATTGATAACGTAATTgttgaatttaaatattttataattattaaagattctatgattaaatgtaattgtgtttgaattCTATTTGGGAAAGATGATAtcagcaatttgatctaatggtGAAAAACAaaggattgaaatacaatcaaaggCCCTGATTGCTTCATTGATGAATTAAAGGGTTATCTTTTAATAATATTAGAGATTTGCTAAAGTTTTGGTTGATTAGGTAGTGGAGGAGGAGCTTCTAAGTTCGAATCTTGT of the Lactuca sativa cultivar Salinas chromosome 6, Lsat_Salinas_v11, whole genome shotgun sequence genome contains:
- the LOC111914172 gene encoding calcium-binding protein CP1; this encodes MCPTGTSQSLWPARNISDLRSAFEVLDTDHDGKISREDLKTSYADADDEVIATMMTVADSNKDGYVEYDEFEKVLRSDYSGSGSGSVMADVFKSMDRDGDGKVGYGDLTSYLSSAGFEVNDDEIKAMLGLGGVDGGADGVTFDEFLKILSV